Proteins encoded within one genomic window of Gallus gallus isolate bGalGal1 chromosome 1, bGalGal1.mat.broiler.GRCg7b, whole genome shotgun sequence:
- the FZD4 gene encoding frizzled-4 precursor gives MERRGGGGRMLALLLAGLLGGARGFGDEEERRCDAIRIAMCQNLGYNVTKMPNLVGHELQADAELQLTTFTPLIQYGCSSQLQFFLCSVYVPMCTEKINIPIGPCGGMCLSVKRRCEPVLKEFGFAWPDSLNCSKFPPQNDHNHMCMEGPGDEEVPLHSKTSLQPGEECHSMGSNSDQYIWVKRNLDCVLKCGYDAGLYSRSAKEFTDIWMAVWASLCFISTAFTVLTFLIDSSRFSYPERPIIFLSMCYNIYSIAYIVRLTVGRERISCDFEEAAEPVLIQEGLKNTGCAIIFLLMYFFGMASSIWWVILTLTWFLAAGLKWGHEAIEMHSSYFHIAAWAIPAVKTIVILIMRLVDADELTGLCYVGNQNLDALTGFVVAPLFTYLVIGTLFIAAGLVALFKIRSNLQKDGTKTDKLERLMVKIGVFSVLYTVPATCVIACYFYEISNWAVFRYSADDSNMAVEMLKIFMSLLVGITSGMWIWSAKTLHTWQKCSNRLVNSGKVKREKRADGWVKPGKGNETVV, from the exons ATggagcggcgcggcggcgggggccgaatgctggccctgctgctggccGGGCTGCtcggcggggcgcggggcttCGGCGACGAGGAGGAGCGGCGCTGCGACGCCATCCGCATCGCCATGTGCCAGAACCTGGGCTACAATGTCACCAAGATGCCCAACCTGGTGGGCCACGAGCTGCAGGCGGACGCCGAGCTGCAGCTCACCACCTTCACCCCCCTCATCCAGTACGGCTGCTCCAGCCAGCTCCAG TTCTTCCTTTGTTCGGTCTACGTCCCGATGTGCACGGAGAAGATTAACATCCCCATAGGTCCCTGTGGTGGCATGTGCCTCTCCGTCAAAAGAAGATGTGAACCTGTTTTAAAAGAGTTTGGGTTTGCCTGGCCGGACAGCCTGAACTGCAGCAAATTCCCTCCCCAGAATGATCACAACCACATGTGCATGGAGGGCCCGGGAGACGAAGAGGTTCCCCTTCATAGCAAGACATCCttgcagcctggagaggagtGTCACAGCATGGGATCTAATTCGGATCAGTACATCTGGGTCAAGAGAAACCTGGACTGTGTCCTGAAGTGCGGCTACGACGCTGGGCTCTACAGCAGGTCGGCAAAGGAGTTCACAGATATCTGGATGGCCGTGTGGGCCAGTCTGTGCTTCATATCAACTGCGTTCACAGTCCTGACCTTCCTGATTGATTCATCCAGATTTTCCTACCCAGAGCGCCCAATCATATTTTTGAGCATGTGCTACAATATTTATAGCATTGCTTATATTGTGAGGCTAACTGTGGGCCGGGAAAGGATATCCTGTGATTTTGAAGAGGCAGCAGAACCTGTTCTTATCCAAGAAGGTCTTAAGAACACAGGATGTGCTATAATTTTCTTGCTGATGTACTTTTTCGGGATGGCTAGCTCCATCTGGTGGGTTATTCTGACACTGACGTGGTTTCTGGCCGCAGGACTCAAGTGGGGCCACGAAGCCATAGAAATGCACAGCTCTTATTTCCACATCGCAGCCTGGGCTATCCCTGCGGTGAAGACCATCGTCATTTTGATTATGAGACTGGTAGATGCTGATGAGCTCACTGGCCTGTGCTACGTTGGGAACCAGAACCTGGATGCGCTGACGGGCTTCGTGGTTGCTCCGCTTTTTACCTACCTGGTGATTGGAACTTTATTCATTGCGGCGGGATTAGTGGCCTTATTTAAAATCAGATCTAACCTTCAGAAAGACGGGACTAAAACTGATAAACTGGAGAGGCTGATGGTTAAAATTGGTGTCTTCTCAGTGCTGTACACCGTCCCGGCAACGTGTGTCATTGCCTGTTATTTCTATGAAATCTCCAACTGGGCCGTCTTCCGCTATTCGGCTGATGATTCCAATATGGCGGTGGAGATGCTCAAAATCTTCATGTCCCTCCTGGTGGGCATCACTTCAGGTATGTGGATCTGGTCAGCCAAAACTCTGCACACATGGCAGAAGTGCTCGAACAGACTGGTGAACTCAGGGAAAGTGAAACGGGAGAAGAGAGCGGATGGTTGGGTGAAACCTGGGAAAGGGAATGAGACTGTGGTGTGA
- the FZD4 gene encoding frizzled-4 isoform X1, whose product MCTEKINIPIGPCGGMCLSVKRRCEPVLKEFGFAWPDSLNCSKFPPQNDHNHMCMEGPGDEEVPLHSKTSLQPGEECHSMGSNSDQYIWVKRNLDCVLKCGYDAGLYSRSAKEFTDIWMAVWASLCFISTAFTVLTFLIDSSRFSYPERPIIFLSMCYNIYSIAYIVRLTVGRERISCDFEEAAEPVLIQEGLKNTGCAIIFLLMYFFGMASSIWWVILTLTWFLAAGLKWGHEAIEMHSSYFHIAAWAIPAVKTIVILIMRLVDADELTGLCYVGNQNLDALTGFVVAPLFTYLVIGTLFIAAGLVALFKIRSNLQKDGTKTDKLERLMVKIGVFSVLYTVPATCVIACYFYEISNWAVFRYSADDSNMAVEMLKIFMSLLVGITSGMWIWSAKTLHTWQKCSNRLVNSGKVKREKRADGWVKPGKGNETVV is encoded by the coding sequence ATGTGCACGGAGAAGATTAACATCCCCATAGGTCCCTGTGGTGGCATGTGCCTCTCCGTCAAAAGAAGATGTGAACCTGTTTTAAAAGAGTTTGGGTTTGCCTGGCCGGACAGCCTGAACTGCAGCAAATTCCCTCCCCAGAATGATCACAACCACATGTGCATGGAGGGCCCGGGAGACGAAGAGGTTCCCCTTCATAGCAAGACATCCttgcagcctggagaggagtGTCACAGCATGGGATCTAATTCGGATCAGTACATCTGGGTCAAGAGAAACCTGGACTGTGTCCTGAAGTGCGGCTACGACGCTGGGCTCTACAGCAGGTCGGCAAAGGAGTTCACAGATATCTGGATGGCCGTGTGGGCCAGTCTGTGCTTCATATCAACTGCGTTCACAGTCCTGACCTTCCTGATTGATTCATCCAGATTTTCCTACCCAGAGCGCCCAATCATATTTTTGAGCATGTGCTACAATATTTATAGCATTGCTTATATTGTGAGGCTAACTGTGGGCCGGGAAAGGATATCCTGTGATTTTGAAGAGGCAGCAGAACCTGTTCTTATCCAAGAAGGTCTTAAGAACACAGGATGTGCTATAATTTTCTTGCTGATGTACTTTTTCGGGATGGCTAGCTCCATCTGGTGGGTTATTCTGACACTGACGTGGTTTCTGGCCGCAGGACTCAAGTGGGGCCACGAAGCCATAGAAATGCACAGCTCTTATTTCCACATCGCAGCCTGGGCTATCCCTGCGGTGAAGACCATCGTCATTTTGATTATGAGACTGGTAGATGCTGATGAGCTCACTGGCCTGTGCTACGTTGGGAACCAGAACCTGGATGCGCTGACGGGCTTCGTGGTTGCTCCGCTTTTTACCTACCTGGTGATTGGAACTTTATTCATTGCGGCGGGATTAGTGGCCTTATTTAAAATCAGATCTAACCTTCAGAAAGACGGGACTAAAACTGATAAACTGGAGAGGCTGATGGTTAAAATTGGTGTCTTCTCAGTGCTGTACACCGTCCCGGCAACGTGTGTCATTGCCTGTTATTTCTATGAAATCTCCAACTGGGCCGTCTTCCGCTATTCGGCTGATGATTCCAATATGGCGGTGGAGATGCTCAAAATCTTCATGTCCCTCCTGGTGGGCATCACTTCAGGTATGTGGATCTGGTCAGCCAAAACTCTGCACACATGGCAGAAGTGCTCGAACAGACTGGTGAACTCAGGGAAAGTGAAACGGGAGAAGAGAGCGGATGGTTGGGTGAAACCTGGGAAAGGGAATGAGACTGTGGTGTGA